Proteins encoded within one genomic window of Acidithiobacillus sp. AMEEHan:
- a CDS encoding glutamine synthetase family protein → MKREPLVFAGVCDWSGLVRGKAFPVADLASRLKKGVGLTHSNIMMSCFGPIFTTPFGTEGDLIIRPDPQAYVEVVFEDDITERFYLSDITNTDGTPWDFCPRTFLKRALDRLEGRFGLHLLASFEQEFVLSNVEQRPGATYALDAFRRQGAFGEKLLGAMRLAGFAPDSFLPEYGPGQYEATLHPEEGLRSADAAVVLREMARALAWRSGGRAIFAPMLTPDGIGNGTHIHMSLWRGDVPVTHDPAGFLGLGREASAFFAGILDHMSAVTAFTAPSVASYYRLTPNRWAPVHANIRSQDRGAALRVAPIFSTSEETPAAQFNVEFRVADASASPYLALGSLVWAGLEGLERGLSLQASPDESQILPRSLMDATAALQADAAASSWWSEDAMNSYIAFKNAEIAALENLDEEGICKRYSEVY, encoded by the coding sequence ATGAAACGAGAACCACTGGTGTTTGCCGGTGTTTGCGACTGGTCAGGTCTGGTCCGTGGGAAGGCTTTTCCCGTTGCTGATCTTGCGAGTCGGCTCAAAAAGGGCGTGGGATTAACGCACTCCAATATAATGATGTCGTGCTTCGGACCAATCTTTACGACCCCGTTTGGCACGGAAGGTGATCTGATAATAAGACCAGATCCCCAGGCATATGTTGAGGTCGTGTTCGAGGATGATATCACAGAACGTTTTTACCTCAGCGACATCACCAACACCGACGGCACACCATGGGATTTTTGTCCTCGAACATTTCTCAAACGGGCTCTTGACAGGCTTGAGGGGAGGTTCGGTCTGCACCTTTTGGCGAGTTTTGAGCAAGAATTCGTGCTGAGCAATGTCGAGCAGCGCCCCGGCGCGACATATGCTCTTGACGCCTTCCGGCGGCAAGGTGCGTTTGGCGAGAAATTATTGGGAGCCATGCGCCTCGCGGGCTTTGCGCCAGACAGCTTTCTGCCTGAATATGGTCCAGGACAGTATGAGGCTACGTTGCATCCTGAAGAGGGTTTGCGTTCAGCAGACGCCGCCGTGGTGTTACGTGAGATGGCACGTGCGCTTGCTTGGCGCAGTGGGGGACGGGCAATTTTCGCGCCAATGCTCACGCCGGATGGTATTGGTAATGGCACGCATATTCACATGAGTCTATGGCGTGGTGATGTACCAGTAACGCACGACCCCGCCGGGTTCTTGGGCCTTGGTCGTGAAGCATCGGCATTTTTTGCGGGTATTTTGGATCATATGAGTGCAGTCACGGCATTTACGGCTCCATCTGTGGCATCGTATTACCGTTTGACGCCAAATCGGTGGGCTCCCGTGCACGCGAATATTCGCTCGCAGGATCGCGGCGCTGCGCTCCGCGTCGCACCTATTTTTTCGACCTCCGAGGAAACGCCAGCGGCGCAGTTCAACGTCGAGTTTCGAGTCGCGGATGCTTCCGCGTCTCCCTACTTGGCCCTTGGATCGCTAGTTTGGGCTGGTCTCGAGGGCTTAGAGCGCGGCTTGTCGTTGCAGGCGTCCCCGGATGAAAGTCAAATATTGCCCCGCTCCCTGATGGATGCTACCGCTGCCTTGCAGGCTGATGCCGCCGCGTCGTCATGGTGGTCTGAAGATGCGATGAATTCTTATATTGCCTTTAAAAATGCAGAAATAGCCGCACTCGAAAACCTGGATGAAGAGGGAATATGCAAGCGTTATTCCGAAGTATATTGA
- a CDS encoding N-formylglutamate amidohydrolase, translating to MLLSDDDCPVVRRITGTPGSMFVLIADHAGNAIPASLAGLGISAEDRRRHIAWDIGIAGVTERLSRLLGAPAYMQNYSRLVIDCNRNPLWDSAIPVVSEKTFIPGNSSLSDIERGERYAQIFFPYHTAISIELDKRMAARQSTILVSLHSFTPQYMGADRAMHVSTLYNKNSRCSKRLATLLRDQKGFIVAENEPYRVSDASDFSIPVHAEHRGLDYVAIEIRQDLLMSESGQEEWAVRLAALLPLVANDLS from the coding sequence ATGCTTTTGTCGGATGATGATTGTCCAGTGGTACGAAGAATAACTGGGACGCCGGGCTCGATGTTTGTTCTGATTGCTGACCATGCGGGCAATGCCATCCCTGCTTCGTTGGCAGGACTGGGCATCAGCGCCGAAGATAGACGTCGACACATTGCCTGGGATATTGGAATCGCCGGTGTTACCGAGAGGCTGTCCAGATTGTTGGGTGCACCGGCGTATATGCAAAATTACTCTCGCTTGGTAATTGATTGCAACCGAAATCCTTTGTGGGATAGCGCTATACCAGTTGTATCGGAGAAAACATTCATTCCAGGGAATAGCAGCCTTAGTGATATAGAAAGAGGGGAGAGATATGCGCAAATATTTTTCCCCTATCATACAGCTATCTCCATTGAGCTAGACAAGCGTATGGCCGCGCGCCAGTCAACAATTCTCGTATCTCTGCATAGCTTTACGCCACAGTATATGGGTGCTGATCGCGCCATGCATGTTTCAACGCTCTATAACAAGAATTCTCGATGTTCGAAACGGTTGGCAACTTTGCTACGCGATCAAAAGGGCTTTATCGTAGCGGAGAATGAGCCATACCGCGTGAGCGATGCCTCGGATTTTAGTATTCCCGTACATGCAGAACACCGCGGACTAGATTATGTCGCCATTGAAATTCGGCAGGATCTGTTAATGAGCGAATCCGGGCAGGAGGAGTGGGCCGTGAGATTGGCCGCACTGCTGCCATTAGTTGCTAATGATTTGAGTTGA
- a CDS encoding isochorismatase family cysteine hydrolase, with translation MKDFGISRDVPIEIESTALLFVDVQKYSALDGGAYGDLSIRERNELYGYFFEEMRGRALPNMKRLLQSCRTAKIEVMYTVIESLTLDGRDMGLDYKISGLFCPKGSRDAQVLDEISPLQDEIVIPKTSSSPFISTNIHYVLGNLGVKYLIVAGVLTDQCIDSTVRDACDYGYLVTLVTDACATHSIERHQSSLKNNRGYCRQITTDELLLEIEAVRNKTVGNDDEKKRQLIIFYERHQFSFSP, from the coding sequence ATGAAAGATTTTGGCATATCGCGCGATGTCCCCATAGAAATAGAATCTACTGCACTGTTATTTGTTGATGTTCAAAAATATTCCGCTCTGGACGGTGGGGCGTATGGCGACTTGAGCATACGAGAGCGTAACGAGCTATACGGCTATTTTTTTGAAGAAATGCGCGGCCGTGCGTTGCCCAACATGAAACGACTGCTACAGTCGTGTCGCACTGCCAAAATTGAAGTGATGTATACGGTAATTGAAAGTCTGACACTGGATGGACGCGATATGGGGTTGGATTACAAAATTTCTGGATTGTTCTGCCCCAAAGGATCGCGCGATGCACAGGTACTTGATGAGATTTCCCCTTTGCAAGATGAAATCGTCATTCCAAAAACTTCATCCTCGCCGTTTATTTCTACCAATATCCACTACGTTCTTGGCAACTTGGGCGTTAAATATCTCATCGTAGCTGGTGTTCTTACCGACCAGTGTATTGATTCCACCGTGCGCGACGCCTGTGATTATGGATATCTCGTGACCCTGGTAACAGATGCGTGCGCAACACACTCGATTGAGCGTCATCAATCTTCTTTGAAAAACAATAGGGGTTACTGTCGCCAAATCACAACGGATGAGTTACTGTTGGAGATCGAGGCGGTTCGAAATAAAACGGTCGGAAATGATGACGAAAAAAAGCGCCAGTTAATAATTTTTTATGAAAGGCATCAGTTTTCTTTTTCTCCATAG
- a CDS encoding XRE family transcriptional regulator, with amino-acid sequence MASMELGSDLERYIGNTIRELRNRQDLTIADVADLTGISKGMLSKIENAQTAMSLDTLSRLCKALGVSLSALFRNYDVPEGSAQMVKKGEGMEVVRRGTKRGHTYHLLAYDQGPGKRFEPFLISMDDDAEVFPTFQHPGTEFIYMLEGVIEYRHGNHTYLLEPGDALTFRGDIPHGPERILQLPIHFLSIIIYGEKEN; translated from the coding sequence ATGGCCAGCATGGAACTCGGCAGTGACCTCGAAAGGTATATCGGAAACACCATCCGCGAACTTCGGAACCGCCAGGACCTCACCATCGCCGATGTCGCGGATTTGACGGGGATCAGCAAAGGCATGCTTTCGAAAATCGAAAACGCACAGACCGCCATGAGCCTGGACACTCTATCCCGTCTTTGCAAAGCCTTGGGCGTCTCCCTATCCGCCCTGTTTCGCAACTACGACGTGCCTGAAGGCAGTGCACAGATGGTAAAGAAAGGTGAAGGCATGGAAGTGGTGCGACGCGGTACCAAACGCGGGCATACCTACCACTTATTGGCCTATGACCAAGGACCGGGAAAGCGTTTTGAACCATTTTTGATCAGTATGGATGATGACGCCGAGGTATTTCCCACCTTTCAGCATCCAGGCACCGAGTTCATTTACATGCTAGAAGGCGTTATAGAATATCGACATGGTAACCACACCTACCTCTTGGAGCCCGGAGATGCCCTCACCTTTCGTGGCGACATACCGCACGGGCCGGAACGCATACTGCAGCTTCCTATTCACTTTCTGTCAATCATAATCTATGGAGAAAAAGAAAACTGA
- the purU gene encoding formyltetrahydrofolate deformylase has protein sequence MPFAPHYTLTLSCPDRIGIVARVAGFLAEHGGWIVEASHHADPVSKRFFLRQQIRTDSLPFDVETFRARFAALAQDFAMQWSITDSRLRKRVVILVSQQGHCLYDLLGRWRTGELAIDIPAVISNHETFREFVEWHGIPYHYLPVTSTNKREAFAAIADLFDEVRGDVMVLARYMQILDAEMCARYRGRIINIHHSFLPGFVGTKPYHQAYARGVKLVGATCHYVTEELDQGPIIEQDVLRVDHGDTPEELIRSGRDVEKTVLARGLRYHLEDRVLLNGQRTVVFR, from the coding sequence ATGCCTTTCGCGCCCCACTATACCCTGACGCTATCTTGTCCCGATCGTATTGGCATCGTCGCGCGGGTGGCGGGATTCCTTGCCGAACACGGCGGCTGGATCGTCGAAGCCAGCCACCATGCGGATCCCGTTAGCAAGCGATTTTTCCTGCGGCAGCAGATCCGGACCGATTCTCTTCCCTTCGACGTGGAGACGTTTCGCGCACGTTTTGCTGCCCTGGCGCAGGACTTTGCGATGCAGTGGTCGATTACCGATTCGCGTCTCCGAAAGCGCGTGGTGATTCTCGTTTCCCAGCAGGGACACTGCCTTTACGATCTGCTGGGCCGTTGGCGTACGGGTGAACTCGCTATCGATATTCCAGCGGTCATTTCTAACCATGAGACTTTTCGGGAATTTGTCGAGTGGCACGGGATCCCCTATCACTACCTACCCGTCACATCAACAAACAAGCGAGAGGCCTTTGCGGCCATTGCCGATCTATTCGACGAGGTTCGTGGGGATGTCATGGTTCTCGCGCGCTACATGCAGATCCTCGATGCCGAGATGTGTGCGCGATATCGCGGACGCATCATCAATATTCACCATAGTTTTCTACCGGGATTCGTCGGTACAAAACCGTATCATCAGGCGTATGCCCGCGGGGTGAAATTGGTGGGAGCGACCTGCCACTACGTTACGGAGGAGTTGGATCAGGGGCCCATCATTGAGCAAGACGTGCTGCGGGTAGATCACGGCGATACTCCGGAGGAGCTCATTCGGTCCGGGCGCGATGTAGAAAAAACCGTTCTGGCCCGGGGATTGCGCTACCACCTGGAAGATCGGGTGCTGCTCAACGGTCAGCGAACCGTAGTTTTTCGATAG
- a CDS encoding FAD-dependent oxidoreductase, giving the protein MPLRLLRFAAAKTHPEPRMFRPPERLQNHYDVVIIGAGGHGLAAAYYLARDYGIHKVCVLEKGYIGGGNTGRNTTIVRSNYLTPEGVQFYDASIHLWEDLSEEFDLNLFYSTRGHFTLAHSDSAMRTMRWRAEVNKHYGIASEVVDADVVHRALPMMDISCGGHAPVLGALYHAPGAIVRHDAVAWGYGRGADLRGVEIHQRTAVTGIQVKAGKAVAVETTKGVIHTDCVLSAVAGSSPEILQMVGLDSPLYVHPLQAMVSEPTKPWLDPIIVSGSLHVYVSQSARGELVMGASLDPYELHSTRSTLDFTEGLAAHILDLFPFLSELKVVRQWAGMADMTPDYAPIMGKTPVEGFYLDAGWGTWGFKATPIAGKTMAATIAEGKPHPLITGFSLDRFREFSLTGERGAAAVGH; this is encoded by the coding sequence ATGCCGTTACGTCTATTGCGCTTTGCGGCCGCGAAAACCCACCCAGAGCCGCGGATGTTTCGACCACCAGAGCGCCTGCAGAATCACTACGATGTTGTCATCATCGGTGCTGGGGGACATGGGCTGGCCGCTGCTTACTACCTGGCGCGCGATTATGGCATCCACAAGGTTTGTGTGTTGGAGAAAGGCTACATTGGCGGTGGCAATACGGGACGCAATACCACGATTGTGCGCTCCAATTACCTCACCCCAGAGGGGGTACAGTTTTACGACGCCTCCATACACTTGTGGGAAGATCTTTCGGAGGAATTCGATCTGAATTTATTTTATTCCACACGCGGTCACTTTACCTTGGCACACAGTGACTCGGCCATGCGCACGATGCGGTGGCGGGCGGAGGTAAACAAGCATTATGGGATTGCCTCGGAGGTGGTGGATGCGGATGTTGTCCATCGTGCCTTGCCCATGATGGACATCAGCTGTGGCGGTCACGCACCAGTGCTCGGAGCCCTGTACCATGCCCCCGGGGCGATCGTTCGGCATGATGCGGTGGCTTGGGGATACGGGCGGGGTGCCGACCTCCGGGGAGTGGAAATTCATCAGAGGACCGCGGTAACCGGGATTCAGGTTAAAGCGGGGAAGGCGGTCGCTGTCGAGACCACAAAGGGTGTCATCCACACCGACTGTGTCTTGTCGGCAGTGGCCGGCTCTAGCCCGGAAATTCTGCAGATGGTTGGTTTGGATTCGCCTCTCTACGTGCATCCCTTGCAGGCGATGGTGAGTGAGCCCACCAAGCCGTGGTTGGATCCGATCATCGTATCCGGAAGTTTACATGTTTATGTCAGCCAATCGGCGCGGGGAGAGCTGGTGATGGGTGCTTCCCTCGACCCTTATGAACTGCATTCCACCCGCTCCACCCTCGATTTTACTGAAGGTCTTGCGGCACACATTCTTGATCTCTTTCCCTTCTTGTCAGAACTCAAGGTGGTTCGACAATGGGCCGGTATGGCAGACATGACGCCCGACTACGCCCCGATCATGGGCAAAACTCCGGTGGAAGGCTTCTATCTGGATGCCGGTTGGGGTACCTGGGGATTCAAGGCAACTCCCATTGCGGGTAAGACGATGGCTGCGACTATCGCGGAAGGTAAGCCGCATCCCTTGATCACAGGGTTTTCTCTAGATCGCTTTCGGGAATTCTCGCTGACCGGCGAGCGCGGCGCCGCTGCTGTTGGGCACTAA
- a CDS encoding sarcosine oxidase subunit delta: MKQLPCPICSTRNLSEFLYYGVRRDMPDPNTCTDAQWTDYLFNRAGSAGVKQEWWCHLPCNTWFLLERDTRTDEILGLAASVEERK; encoded by the coding sequence ATGAAACAACTGCCCTGCCCAATTTGTAGCACCCGAAACCTCTCGGAATTCCTCTACTATGGTGTGCGGCGTGACATGCCCGATCCAAACACCTGCACGGATGCCCAATGGACAGACTACCTCTTCAATCGCGCCGGGTCTGCAGGGGTGAAACAAGAGTGGTGGTGCCATTTGCCGTGCAATACCTGGTTTTTATTGGAACGCGACACACGCACCGATGAGATTCTCGGTCTCGCTGCTTCTGTGGAGGAGCGGAAATGA
- a CDS encoding FAD-dependent oxidoreductase: MSGFRLPPVAGEWIDRSRPLRFVFEGKPCTGFSGDTVSSALWAAGQQVLGRSFKYHRPRGILSFANHDVNVLLQSEDDPHLRADVVPLQEGMQLRAVNHLGSLAQDPMAILDRLSPVLPVGFYYKAFYQKNTFPLWEKLFRRVAGLGVVDFTAPRRSTPKDYDFCDVAIVGAGPSGLAAAWAAAEQGAQVLLIDENPRPGGSAQYQRGGSQDDYRVLQAWLQRVTEHPNIRLRMQTTVAGYYADHWLALVDMEQMTKLRARAVIIATGCIEQPAVFRNNDLPGVMLGSAAQRLLYRHAVAAGRAPLIFAGNDDAYRLAEDLLAHDIPPMAIVDLRSPEMVKEEIQCRLRKRGVNLLYRYAVVEALSGVGKNVVTGARIAPWNNGEVDWSTSQAISCDSILVSVGWAPAANLLYQAGARMRYATHVEQFVPEVLPDGIFACGRVTGVFTAANQYLDGLRAGEEAAAFLGHGTVSRQSTPAETHSPTVPWPIVEHPEGKNFVDFDEDIQLKDYINAAQEGFDNIELMKRFTTNGMGPSQGKHSNMNALRILGRLQGMSPEAVGTTTARPFYHPVPLSILAGRGFHPYRHTALHAAHLATGGQMLRMGEWVRPEFYREDKQQDRLSCIWSEVLSVRNGVGLIDVSTLGKIEIHGPQAAEFLERVYISRYAKLKIGLTRYGVMCDEQGVVIDDGVVGRLAPDHFYVTTTSSGASTVYRDWSRWNTWWGLDCTSVNLTGTFAAMNLAGPKSREVLEQITNLDLRSESFPYLGIREGTIAGAPARVLRVGFVGEWGYEIHVPASYAEGVWNALLSAGASAGIRPFGVEAQRIMRLEKGHILLGQDSDGLTHPYELGLDWAVKMDKTFFIGQRSLQILQRHPKQRRLCGFRLRREYEQTPPLENHLVIAEDHIVGRVTSIAFSPTLDAYIGLALVERDFVTNSKLLPIRLSNGELVYADIVDLPFYDPEQRRQQEASNK; encoded by the coding sequence ATGAGCGGTTTTCGGCTACCCCCGGTTGCAGGCGAATGGATTGACCGTAGTCGCCCCCTGCGATTCGTGTTCGAGGGTAAACCCTGCACCGGGTTTTCTGGAGATACGGTGTCCAGTGCCCTCTGGGCGGCAGGCCAACAGGTACTTGGAAGGAGCTTCAAGTATCACCGACCGCGAGGAATCTTGTCGTTTGCGAATCACGACGTAAACGTGTTGCTGCAGAGCGAAGACGATCCCCATCTGCGTGCAGATGTCGTTCCCTTACAGGAGGGAATGCAGCTACGTGCGGTGAACCATCTGGGCAGCTTGGCCCAGGATCCCATGGCGATATTGGATCGGCTGTCTCCTGTTCTGCCCGTGGGTTTCTACTACAAGGCATTTTATCAAAAAAATACCTTTCCTCTTTGGGAAAAGCTGTTTCGTCGGGTCGCGGGATTAGGTGTCGTAGATTTCACGGCCCCGCGGCGTAGCACCCCCAAGGACTATGATTTTTGCGACGTCGCCATCGTAGGTGCGGGTCCATCTGGTTTGGCGGCAGCCTGGGCGGCGGCCGAGCAGGGAGCACAAGTCTTGTTGATCGACGAGAATCCTCGACCGGGCGGCTCAGCGCAGTATCAGCGGGGGGGCTCTCAGGATGATTACAGGGTCCTGCAGGCCTGGCTGCAACGAGTGACGGAACACCCGAATATTCGCCTGCGGATGCAGACGACAGTAGCTGGCTATTATGCCGACCACTGGCTAGCTTTGGTGGACATGGAGCAAATGACGAAACTGCGCGCACGCGCGGTGATCATTGCGACTGGCTGTATCGAGCAGCCAGCCGTTTTCCGGAACAACGACTTGCCTGGGGTAATGTTGGGCTCGGCAGCACAGCGGCTGCTTTATCGCCACGCGGTGGCTGCGGGTAGGGCACCATTGATTTTCGCCGGAAACGACGACGCTTACCGTTTGGCAGAAGATTTGCTGGCTCACGACATCCCTCCCATGGCAATCGTGGATCTGCGTAGCCCAGAGATGGTGAAGGAAGAGATCCAGTGCCGACTGAGAAAGAGGGGAGTCAACTTACTGTACCGATACGCAGTGGTCGAGGCGCTGTCGGGGGTTGGCAAGAATGTGGTCACCGGCGCACGGATCGCTCCTTGGAACAACGGGGAAGTCGATTGGTCGACCAGCCAGGCCATCTCCTGTGACAGCATTCTCGTCAGTGTCGGCTGGGCGCCCGCTGCCAACCTGCTCTACCAGGCAGGGGCACGCATGCGCTACGCCACCCACGTCGAACAATTTGTTCCCGAGGTTTTGCCCGACGGAATCTTTGCCTGCGGCCGCGTAACAGGCGTGTTCACTGCTGCCAACCAATACCTGGATGGACTGCGTGCGGGTGAGGAGGCAGCGGCATTTCTTGGTCACGGCACGGTATCTAGGCAAAGCACGCCCGCAGAAACCCATTCCCCCACCGTTCCCTGGCCAATCGTGGAACACCCCGAGGGCAAGAATTTCGTCGATTTCGACGAGGATATTCAGCTGAAAGACTACATAAACGCCGCTCAGGAGGGATTCGACAACATTGAGCTGATGAAGCGATTCACCACCAATGGCATGGGACCCAGCCAAGGAAAGCATTCCAACATGAATGCGCTGCGAATCCTCGGACGCCTGCAAGGGATGTCGCCTGAGGCCGTGGGAACCACCACGGCGCGGCCGTTTTATCACCCCGTTCCCCTCTCCATTCTTGCTGGACGCGGTTTTCACCCCTATCGCCACACGGCACTACATGCGGCGCATCTGGCTACCGGCGGACAGATGCTGCGTATGGGCGAATGGGTACGTCCCGAGTTTTATCGTGAAGACAAGCAACAAGATCGCCTGTCGTGTATCTGGTCGGAGGTGCTAAGCGTCCGCAATGGGGTAGGACTGATCGATGTCAGCACCTTGGGCAAAATCGAGATCCACGGTCCGCAAGCGGCAGAATTCTTGGAGAGAGTGTATATCTCCCGCTACGCCAAGCTCAAAATCGGGCTGACGCGCTACGGCGTCATGTGTGACGAGCAGGGTGTGGTGATTGATGATGGCGTAGTCGGTCGTCTGGCGCCGGATCATTTCTATGTCACAACCACTTCTTCCGGAGCCAGCACGGTTTATCGGGACTGGAGTCGCTGGAATACCTGGTGGGGTTTGGACTGCACCTCCGTCAACCTGACCGGCACCTTTGCGGCAATGAATCTTGCTGGCCCAAAGTCGCGGGAGGTTTTGGAGCAGATCACCAATTTGGATTTGCGCAGCGAATCCTTTCCCTATCTCGGGATTCGGGAAGGTACGATAGCTGGCGCACCGGCGCGTGTGTTGCGCGTCGGTTTTGTGGGGGAGTGGGGATACGAGATCCACGTACCGGCCAGCTATGCAGAAGGCGTATGGAATGCCCTACTCAGCGCTGGAGCATCCGCGGGAATACGACCCTTCGGGGTCGAGGCGCAACGGATTATGCGCCTGGAGAAGGGCCACATTCTCCTGGGTCAGGATAGCGACGGTCTCACCCATCCCTACGAATTGGGCCTGGATTGGGCAGTCAAAATGGACAAAACATTTTTTATCGGGCAGCGCAGTTTGCAGATTTTGCAGCGTCACCCGAAGCAGCGTCGTCTCTGTGGGTTCCGCTTGCGCAGGGAGTACGAACAAACCCCGCCCCTCGAAAATCATCTCGTGATTGCCGAAGACCATATAGTGGGCCGGGTGACGAGCATCGCTTTCAGCCCGACGCTCGATGCTTACATCGGTCTGGCCCTGGTAGAACGGGACTTCGTCACCAACAGCAAGCTATTGCCCATCCGCTTGAGCAACGGTGAATTGGTGTATGCCGATATTGTCGATCTTCCGTTTTATGATCCCGAGCAACGCCGACAGCAGGAGGCATCCAACAAATGA
- the glnT gene encoding type III glutamate--ammonia ligase, whose protein sequence is MMTLEEAEVFLRENDIQYVLAQFVDIHGAAKTKSVPVKHFASILQEGAGFAGFAVWGLGIEPHGPDFMAVGDLATLSLVPWQPGYARIVCDGHVRAEPWPYDTRVTLKKQIQRLNERGWTLFTGLEPEFSLLQRDSQGEIQPCDASDTLSKPCYDYKGLSRSRVFLEKLVSSLLASDIDVYQIDHEDANGQFEVNYTYSDCLRSCDQFIFFKMAAAEIASDMGLICSFMPKPFANRPGNGMHMHLSIGDAHGTNLFADSNDTQGLGLSTLAYHFLGGLLAHAPALAAICAPTVNSYKRLVVGRSLTGATWAPAYISYGDNNRSSMIRIPGGRLELRLPDGSSNPYLATAAVIAAGLDGVDRKLSPGAPINANLYDWSSDALKEAGVEILPQNLHEAIRALEADELLRGALGPVVGEFLRLKQMEWVEYMRHVSDWELRSYLEFF, encoded by the coding sequence ATGATGACACTGGAAGAAGCAGAGGTCTTTCTGAGAGAGAACGACATTCAGTATGTCTTGGCGCAGTTTGTGGATATCCATGGTGCCGCAAAAACCAAATCGGTACCGGTGAAACATTTTGCGAGCATTCTCCAAGAAGGTGCGGGATTTGCCGGCTTTGCCGTCTGGGGGTTGGGTATAGAACCCCACGGCCCAGATTTCATGGCGGTGGGGGATCTCGCCACGCTGTCTCTGGTGCCGTGGCAACCGGGGTATGCGCGAATCGTATGTGATGGCCATGTGCGAGCTGAGCCTTGGCCATATGATACGCGGGTCACTTTAAAAAAGCAGATACAGCGCTTGAATGAGCGCGGGTGGACGCTGTTCACTGGCCTGGAACCAGAATTTTCGTTACTCCAACGGGATAGCCAGGGAGAGATCCAGCCCTGCGATGCCAGCGACACGCTCTCCAAGCCCTGTTATGACTACAAGGGGCTCTCCCGCTCGCGCGTGTTCTTAGAAAAATTGGTAAGCAGTCTGCTTGCGAGTGACATTGACGTGTACCAGATTGATCATGAGGATGCGAACGGCCAGTTCGAGGTGAACTACACCTACAGTGATTGCTTGCGCTCCTGTGATCAGTTCATTTTCTTCAAGATGGCCGCTGCGGAAATTGCCAGTGATATGGGCCTGATCTGCTCCTTCATGCCCAAACCATTTGCCAATCGCCCGGGCAACGGCATGCATATGCACCTCTCCATTGGGGATGCGCATGGCACGAATCTGTTTGCCGATAGCAATGACACGCAAGGCTTGGGACTCTCCACACTCGCCTATCATTTTCTTGGCGGGCTGCTGGCCCACGCCCCCGCACTTGCAGCCATTTGTGCGCCCACGGTGAACTCGTACAAACGACTCGTCGTCGGTCGTTCCCTGACGGGAGCCACTTGGGCCCCCGCGTACATCAGCTATGGCGACAACAATCGCTCCTCCATGATTCGTATCCCGGGAGGACGCCTGGAACTGCGTTTGCCCGATGGTTCTAGCAATCCATACCTTGCCACCGCTGCCGTCATCGCCGCAGGTTTGGATGGGGTAGATCGCAAGCTCAGCCCTGGGGCACCCATCAACGCAAATTTGTATGACTGGTCCAGCGACGCACTGAAAGAGGCAGGGGTTGAAATTCTCCCCCAGAATCTGCACGAAGCCATACGAGCGTTGGAGGCGGATGAGCTGCTGCGGGGTGCCCTCGGCCCCGTGGTAGGGGAATTTTTACGCCTCAAACAGATGGAGTGGGTAGAGTACATGCGCCACGTCTCGGATTGGGAATTGCGAAGCTATTTGGAGTTTTTTTAG